From Kangiella sp. TOML190, one genomic window encodes:
- a CDS encoding succinylglutamate desuccinylase: MNPSDYCKHFDLIEFVRENPERISPFSLDLEKISINFRQAGIIEFLPKQSCNVDMILSAGVHGNETAPIEIVNDLVKKIMRGELELKVNLLVMIGNPKAMLIQERFTGFNLNRLFNGEWKNYLDNPEAQYEAKRAALLEQEVKRFYTQSQQEGLGHIRIHYDLHTAIKPSLHQKFAIYPYLHERKHSASQIKFLLSAGVDTVLLYHKPSTTFSYHSSFNYQAHAFTLELGKVRPFGENNREDFALFEQKLEQQLAGQYIFEAEPDISQAHLYQVKKELIKNSEMDELAFDSANTANFTQFNQDELLLDAGKHSYLTEQDGEAIVFSNNKVPVGQRMGLVVVKQ; encoded by the coding sequence ATGAATCCCTCTGACTATTGCAAGCATTTTGATCTGATTGAATTTGTTCGAGAAAACCCTGAGCGAATCTCGCCTTTTAGTCTCGATCTGGAAAAAATTAGCATTAACTTTCGACAAGCGGGCATTATCGAATTTTTGCCAAAGCAAAGCTGCAATGTGGATATGATCTTATCTGCTGGAGTGCATGGCAACGAAACAGCACCGATTGAGATCGTCAATGATTTAGTGAAAAAAATTATGCGTGGCGAATTGGAATTAAAGGTCAATTTGTTGGTGATGATTGGCAATCCTAAAGCCATGTTAATTCAGGAGCGCTTTACCGGCTTTAATCTTAACCGTTTATTTAACGGTGAATGGAAAAACTATTTGGATAATCCCGAAGCGCAATACGAAGCTAAAAGAGCCGCTTTGTTAGAGCAAGAAGTCAAACGTTTTTATACCCAATCGCAACAAGAGGGTTTAGGCCATATTCGGATCCACTACGATCTGCACACCGCCATTAAGCCTTCGCTGCACCAGAAATTTGCGATCTACCCCTATTTGCATGAGCGTAAACACTCCGCATCACAGATTAAATTTTTACTCTCAGCGGGAGTCGATACCGTGCTGCTATACCATAAACCTAGCACCACTTTTTCTTATCATTCCAGCTTTAACTATCAGGCACATGCTTTTACATTAGAGCTTGGCAAAGTGCGTCCCTTTGGTGAAAATAATCGCGAAGATTTTGCTTTGTTTGAACAAAAACTAGAGCAACAGTTGGCGGGACAATACATTTTTGAAGCCGAACCAGATATTAGCCAAGCGCATCTGTACCAAGTTAAAAAAGAGCTGATTAAAAATTCGGAAATGGACGAGTTAGCCTTTGATTCGGCCAATACCGCCAATTTTACCCAGTTTAACCAAGACGAATTATTGCTCGACGCAGGTAAACACTCTTATCTAACCGAACAAGACGGCGAAGCCATCGTTTTTTCTAATAATAAAGTGCCTGTTGGACAAAGAATGGGATTAGTGGTTGTTAAGCAGTAA
- the ppsA gene encoding phosphoenolpyruvate synthase, with product MNDVERVGGKNASLGEMISNLSNVGVSVPGGFATTADAFRSFLEQSGLNTKINDELKELDVDDVEKLMEAGAKIRSWVMDTPFLPEMEQAIRQAYARLKADANEEFAVAVRSSATAEDLPDASFAGQQETFLNVRGIDNVMKALKEVFASLFNDRAIAYRVHQGFEHSLVALSAGVQKMVRSDIAASGVMFTMDTESGFNDVVFITGAYGLGETVVQGAVNPDEFYVHKPTLEQGRQAIVRKTLGGKAIKMVYTDETDHDKSIETVKVDPKERMNFCISNAEIQELAKQALIIEKHYKRPMDIEWAKDGADGKIYIVQARPETVQSRADKNVIERYQLQGKSEVIATGRAIGQRIGKGKAKVISSIDEMASVKPGDVLVTDMTDPDWEPIMKRAAAIVTNRGGRTCHAAIIARELGIPAVVGCGNATDLIANDVEVTVSCAEGETGNIYKGLLDFEISKDSVSDMPKLPFKIMMNVGNPDRAFDFARLPHAGVGLARLEFIINRMIGVHPKALLDYNNLEDESLKKTIAMQMAGYANPKEFYISKLVEGISTIACSFAPEKVIVRMSDFKSNEYANLIGGHLYEPNEENPMIGFRGASRYISKEFRECFEMECEAIKRVRNKMGLTNVEVMIPFVRTLQEAKKVTELLERNGLKRGDNGLRVIMMCELPSNAILADAFLKYFDGFSVGSNDLTQLSLGLDRDSGIISHLFDERDPTVKVLLANAIKACKKAGKYIGICGQGPSDHPDFAKWLMEQGIDSVSLNPDTVLETWLFLGKK from the coding sequence ATGAACGATGTTGAACGAGTCGGCGGTAAGAATGCTTCGCTGGGCGAGATGATCAGTAATTTAAGTAACGTTGGCGTTAGCGTTCCTGGCGGCTTTGCCACGACCGCCGATGCGTTCCGCTCTTTTTTAGAGCAATCGGGTTTAAACACAAAAATTAATGATGAGTTAAAAGAGTTAGACGTTGATGACGTTGAAAAGCTAATGGAAGCGGGCGCTAAAATCCGTAGCTGGGTCATGGATACGCCATTTTTACCCGAAATGGAGCAAGCGATCCGCCAAGCCTATGCGCGGCTAAAAGCTGATGCCAATGAAGAGTTTGCGGTTGCCGTTCGCTCATCTGCCACCGCAGAAGATTTGCCGGATGCATCTTTTGCTGGCCAGCAGGAAACTTTCCTGAATGTTCGCGGCATCGATAACGTCATGAAAGCGCTCAAAGAAGTGTTTGCTTCTTTATTTAACGATAGAGCCATTGCTTATCGGGTACACCAAGGTTTCGAACATTCTTTGGTAGCGCTATCTGCCGGTGTGCAAAAAATGGTGCGCTCGGATATCGCCGCGTCCGGCGTCATGTTCACCATGGATACCGAGTCAGGTTTTAATGATGTGGTCTTTATTACTGGCGCTTACGGTTTGGGCGAAACGGTAGTGCAAGGCGCGGTCAATCCTGATGAGTTTTATGTACATAAACCAACCCTAGAGCAAGGTCGTCAAGCGATTGTGCGCAAAACTTTGGGCGGCAAAGCGATCAAAATGGTATACACCGATGAAACCGATCACGATAAAAGTATCGAAACGGTTAAGGTCGATCCTAAAGAGCGCATGAACTTTTGTATTTCCAATGCCGAAATACAAGAGTTGGCGAAACAAGCCTTAATTATCGAAAAGCATTACAAGCGCCCGATGGATATTGAGTGGGCTAAAGATGGCGCTGACGGCAAGATTTATATTGTGCAAGCACGCCCAGAAACGGTGCAAAGTCGTGCAGATAAAAACGTGATTGAGCGATACCAATTACAGGGTAAATCTGAAGTGATTGCCACCGGCCGCGCTATTGGTCAGCGCATCGGTAAGGGTAAAGCGAAAGTCATTAGCTCGATCGATGAAATGGCTTCGGTTAAGCCTGGCGATGTGTTAGTCACTGACATGACCGATCCTGACTGGGAGCCGATAATGAAGCGAGCGGCAGCGATTGTGACCAATCGTGGTGGCCGTACTTGCCATGCAGCGATTATCGCTCGTGAGCTGGGTATTCCTGCAGTGGTTGGCTGCGGTAATGCGACCGATTTAATTGCTAACGATGTGGAAGTGACGGTTTCTTGCGCCGAGGGTGAAACGGGCAATATTTATAAAGGCCTTTTGGATTTCGAGATCAGCAAAGATTCAGTTTCTGATATGCCGAAATTACCGTTTAAAATCATGATGAACGTGGGTAATCCTGATCGTGCCTTTGATTTTGCGCGTTTGCCGCATGCCGGTGTGGGTTTGGCACGTTTAGAGTTTATTATTAATCGCATGATTGGGGTACATCCCAAAGCCTTATTGGATTACAACAATCTTGAAGATGAATCGCTCAAGAAAACCATTGCTATGCAAATGGCCGGTTATGCCAATCCAAAAGAATTTTATATCAGCAAATTGGTGGAAGGCATTTCAACCATTGCTTGCTCGTTCGCGCCAGAGAAAGTCATTGTGCGGATGTCTGATTTCAAGTCGAATGAATATGCCAATCTGATTGGCGGACATCTATACGAGCCAAACGAAGAAAACCCGATGATCGGTTTCCGCGGAGCTTCGCGCTATATCTCGAAAGAATTCCGCGAATGCTTTGAAATGGAATGTGAAGCTATTAAACGAGTGCGCAACAAAATGGGCCTGACCAATGTGGAGGTGATGATTCCTTTTGTACGCACTTTGCAAGAAGCGAAAAAAGTTACAGAACTGCTCGAGCGGAATGGCTTAAAACGTGGGGACAATGGTTTGCGCGTGATCATGATGTGCGAACTGCCGTCCAACGCTATTTTAGCAGATGCCTTCTTGAAGTATTTTGATGGCTTCTCGGTGGGCTCGAATGACTTAACCCAATTATCATTAGGTCTTGATCGCGACTCAGGCATTATTTCGCACTTGTTTGACGAGCGGGATCCGACCGTAAAAGTGCTTTTAGCCAATGCCATTAAGGCCTGTAAAAAAGCCGGCAAATACATCGGTATTTGTGGTCAGGGACCTTCTGATCATCCTGATTTTGCTAAATGGTTGATGGAGCAGGGGATCGATAGCGTCTCGCTAAATCCTGATACGGTGTTGGAAACTTGGTTATTTCTTGGCAAGAAATGA
- a CDS encoding DNA recombination protein RmuC, whose translation MLELIQTYPFEAVLLVLLGGIFILLLLNSWRSRQGFRGYQQHFSDSKQQLAQLDSKQETIAQQQQAEFVRLGEQQHKVSENLVEKLAGNQAKLAESFGQFENKVQSGFNLFSEQLGGKVTDGTQRQQKELFQFKEQLQNTIVQLKEQIAHNQKESQELLHSQFRRGIKDVREELTVSLKTQAESFDKNMSGLTQATDERLKEISGQVEKRLADGFEKTTQTFQDVLKRLALIDDAQKKITELSSNVVSLQEILADKRSRGAFGEVQLESLVSNVMPSNNYKFQHTFSNNKVVDCALFLPEPTGVIGVDSKFPLENFQKMMDHDLSEIERRQSQNQFVKDVKKHINDIASKYIIERETAPGAVMFIPAEAIFAEIHAHHPDIVEYAQKSKVWMVSPTTMMALLTTASAVLKDEATRKQVHIIQEHLAMLSKDFGRFKTRMTNLSRHIDNVTKDVKEITTSADKISSRFDKIEKVQLPEEELEALEPKKVKTKQLESKS comes from the coding sequence TTGCTAGAACTTATTCAAACATATCCTTTTGAGGCGGTGCTGTTAGTGCTGTTGGGCGGGATTTTTATCCTGTTACTTTTGAACAGTTGGCGTAGTCGTCAAGGCTTTCGTGGCTATCAGCAGCACTTTTCGGACTCTAAGCAGCAGCTTGCGCAGCTTGACTCCAAGCAAGAAACCATTGCTCAGCAACAACAGGCTGAGTTTGTGCGTTTGGGTGAGCAACAACATAAAGTCTCGGAAAATTTGGTGGAAAAACTGGCGGGCAATCAGGCTAAATTGGCTGAGTCTTTCGGTCAGTTTGAAAATAAGGTTCAGTCGGGTTTTAACCTCTTTAGTGAGCAGCTCGGCGGTAAAGTTACCGATGGCACTCAACGCCAACAAAAAGAACTGTTTCAGTTTAAAGAACAACTGCAAAACACTATTGTGCAACTAAAAGAGCAAATTGCACATAATCAAAAAGAGTCGCAAGAGTTATTACACAGCCAATTTAGACGTGGTATTAAGGATGTTCGTGAAGAGCTGACGGTTTCTTTGAAAACCCAAGCGGAATCTTTTGATAAAAATATGTCCGGTTTAACCCAAGCTACTGACGAGCGACTCAAAGAAATCAGCGGTCAAGTCGAAAAGCGTTTAGCTGATGGCTTTGAGAAAACTACCCAGACTTTCCAAGATGTACTCAAACGCCTAGCCTTGATTGACGATGCGCAAAAGAAGATCACCGAGTTGTCGAGTAATGTGGTGAGTTTGCAGGAAATTCTAGCGGACAAACGCTCGCGGGGTGCTTTTGGCGAAGTTCAGTTGGAATCTTTGGTGTCGAATGTGATGCCCAGCAATAATTATAAATTCCAACATACATTTAGTAATAATAAAGTGGTGGATTGTGCTTTATTTTTGCCAGAGCCGACAGGCGTGATTGGCGTTGATTCTAAATTTCCTTTAGAAAATTTCCAAAAGATGATGGATCACGATTTATCCGAAATCGAGCGCCGCCAATCGCAGAATCAGTTTGTTAAGGATGTCAAAAAGCATATTAATGATATAGCGTCGAAATACATTATCGAGCGTGAAACTGCGCCGGGTGCGGTGATGTTTATTCCTGCAGAGGCAATTTTTGCGGAAATTCACGCCCATCATCCGGACATTGTTGAGTATGCCCAAAAATCTAAAGTGTGGATGGTTTCACCAACCACCATGATGGCGTTATTAACAACTGCCAGCGCGGTGCTCAAAGACGAAGCGACTCGCAAGCAGGTGCATATTATTCAAGAGCACTTGGCCATGTTATCAAAAGATTTTGGGCGTTTTAAAACGCGCATGACCAATCTTTCGCGACATATTGATAATGTGACTAAAGATGTTAAAGAAATCACAACTTCTGCCGACAAAATTAGTAGCCGCTTTGATAAAATCGAAAAGGTGCAGTTGCCAGAAGAAGAGTTAGAAGCACTTGAGCCAAAAAAAGTTAAAACCAAACAGTTAGAGTCTAAATCATGA
- a CDS encoding pyruvate, water dikinase regulatory protein has protein sequence MKRSVFFISDRTGITAEMLGHSLMAQFEDDVDFEYHTIPFVDDQEKANNAVTRINQTALRDGTKPIVFETIVRPEIRQIIRNAKAMLLDFFHTYIDPLEEELGVDSSFRVGKSHSTDDLQAYDTRMSAINFALNNDDGMTTQQYDKADIILVGASRCGKTPTSLYMAMQFGIFAANYPFTDEDIPNIKLNQGLAQNKQKIYGLTIDPMRLHEIRNERRPNSKYSSMPQCMLEVREVEALYRRENIPFINTTSRSVEELAVKIMADTEIERRIY, from the coding sequence ATGAAACGCAGCGTTTTTTTTATTTCAGATCGCACCGGTATTACCGCCGAAATGCTTGGCCATTCCTTGATGGCACAATTTGAAGATGATGTAGATTTTGAATATCACACGATTCCTTTTGTGGACGATCAGGAAAAAGCAAATAACGCTGTCACTCGAATCAACCAAACCGCATTACGAGACGGCACCAAACCCATTGTCTTTGAAACTATAGTGCGACCAGAAATCAGACAAATTATTCGTAATGCGAAAGCCATGTTGCTTGATTTCTTCCACACCTATATCGATCCGCTTGAAGAAGAACTCGGCGTTGATAGTTCCTTTCGCGTTGGTAAGTCTCACTCAACGGATGATTTGCAAGCCTATGACACCCGCATGAGCGCCATTAATTTTGCGCTCAACAATGATGACGGCATGACCACGCAGCAGTATGACAAAGCCGATATTATTCTGGTCGGCGCTTCGCGCTGCGGCAAAACCCCTACTTCGCTTTATATGGCGATGCAATTTGGTATTTTCGCCGCCAATTATCCTTTTACCGATGAAGATATTCCTAACATTAAACTCAATCAGGGCTTGGCCCAAAACAAACAAAAGATCTATGGCCTAACCATTGATCCAATGCGCCTGCACGAAATTCGCAACGAACGCCGCCCTAATTCAAAATACTCATCCATGCCCCAATGTATGCTCGAAGTGCGTGAAGTAGAAGCCCTCTACCGTCGCGAGAATATCCCTTTTATCAATACGACTTCTCGTTCAGTAGAAGAACTCGCCGTAAAAATTATGGCGGATACGGAAATAGAAAGAAGGATTTATTAG
- a CDS encoding AMP-binding protein, whose translation MSQEVPLESTLSAFYRWEQQRADEVFLRQPFDNDWKEYNWSEVGQQVRKMATHLKQSLPENSKVAILSLNCAHWFMADLAIMMAGHISVPIYPTAGKDTIATILEHSEAELLFVGKLWDWPAKQEAIDDSLKKIGFFHQYEEFASWDQVVAQSEPMSESPVPDLSEIASIIYTSGTTGMPKGVMIDYMAFANGAKAAIEYVDMQKEHFFSYLPLAHCAERELVEIISIHSGSVVSFTESLDTFQQNILDVKPTIFLGVPRIWLKFQQGIEAKVGKVKLAILLKIPLIGKLLKKKIIAGLGLDKVKVALSGAAALPAGTLAFFEKLGLNICEAYGLTESMAFGTANIPQARAAGSVGLAIKSGEVKIAEASGEVLLKSPCIMQGYYKEPLKTEKVLTEEGYLKTGDLGTFDEQGFLNITGRVKDIFKTSKGKYVSPIPIEAKLEPELGVDNLCVIGDGLPSPVAVASVYGKTLNDQTAYVKEAEVLLQKINGCLEKHEKLSHILLVGDEWSPDNGLITPTLKIRRPQLEERYKDLIEKHRKSPQKVIWVS comes from the coding sequence ATGAGTCAAGAAGTTCCCTTAGAGTCAACCTTATCGGCATTTTACCGTTGGGAGCAACAAAGGGCGGATGAGGTTTTTCTGCGCCAACCTTTTGATAACGATTGGAAAGAATACAATTGGTCCGAAGTTGGGCAGCAGGTCAGGAAAATGGCGACCCATCTAAAGCAAAGCCTGCCAGAAAACTCTAAGGTTGCTATCTTGTCGCTAAATTGTGCGCATTGGTTTATGGCTGATTTGGCTATCATGATGGCAGGGCATATCTCGGTGCCGATTTATCCAACTGCGGGCAAGGATACAATTGCCACCATTCTTGAGCATAGCGAAGCGGAATTGTTGTTTGTGGGCAAGCTTTGGGACTGGCCTGCGAAACAAGAAGCTATCGATGACTCACTTAAGAAAATTGGCTTTTTCCATCAATACGAAGAATTTGCTAGCTGGGATCAAGTGGTTGCGCAAAGCGAGCCCATGAGTGAAAGCCCCGTCCCTGACTTATCTGAAATTGCTAGCATTATCTACACATCGGGCACAACCGGTATGCCCAAAGGGGTTATGATCGATTATATGGCTTTTGCCAACGGCGCTAAGGCGGCAATTGAATATGTGGATATGCAAAAAGAGCACTTCTTTTCTTACTTACCTTTGGCTCATTGTGCCGAACGCGAGCTGGTCGAAATTATTAGTATCCACAGCGGTAGCGTGGTTTCTTTTACAGAGTCATTAGATACCTTCCAACAAAATATACTCGACGTAAAGCCGACCATTTTCTTAGGTGTGCCAAGGATCTGGCTGAAGTTTCAGCAAGGTATTGAGGCGAAGGTGGGCAAAGTTAAACTTGCGATTTTGCTGAAAATACCCCTTATCGGAAAGTTACTCAAGAAAAAGATTATCGCTGGACTTGGACTGGATAAGGTGAAAGTTGCTCTGTCGGGAGCGGCCGCTTTGCCTGCCGGAACCTTGGCTTTTTTTGAAAAGTTGGGTCTTAATATCTGTGAAGCCTATGGTCTTACCGAGTCAATGGCTTTTGGTACGGCGAATATTCCACAGGCGCGAGCCGCGGGCTCGGTCGGTTTGGCAATCAAGTCGGGCGAAGTCAAAATCGCCGAAGCCTCCGGCGAAGTCTTGTTGAAAAGCCCTTGTATTATGCAAGGCTATTACAAAGAGCCGCTAAAAACTGAAAAAGTTCTAACCGAAGAGGGTTATCTAAAAACTGGCGACTTAGGTACTTTTGATGAGCAAGGCTTTTTGAACATCACTGGCCGTGTTAAGGATATATTCAAGACCTCTAAAGGAAAATACGTTTCGCCCATTCCGATAGAAGCAAAGTTAGAGCCAGAGTTAGGGGTTGATAATTTATGCGTCATTGGCGATGGTTTGCCATCACCTGTGGCGGTTGCTTCGGTTTATGGAAAAACCCTTAACGACCAAACGGCTTATGTTAAAGAAGCCGAGGTATTGCTGCAAAAAATTAACGGTTGTCTCGAAAAACACGAAAAGCTGTCGCACATTTTATTGGTAGGCGATGAATGGTCACCGGATAATGGGCTGATAACGCCCACGCTAAAAATCCGCCGTCCTCAGCTCGAAGAGCGATATAAGGACTTGATCGAGAAACACCGCAAATCACCGCAAAAAGTGATTTGGGTAAGCTAA
- a CDS encoding GNAT family N-acetyltransferase has translation MHNLDIQTVSVDKVYPLRSKVLRPNLPIESCYYPEDNHQGAFHLAAYLEQELVGIASFYPEKHQTLSAENQHRLRGMAVEPEFQAQGVGQKLLASSFDICQQAGSDLLWCNARVKAVKFYKKQGFQQFGNAFDIAGIGEHFIMYKRLT, from the coding sequence ATGCACAATCTTGATATTCAAACCGTTAGTGTGGATAAAGTTTACCCATTGAGAAGTAAGGTACTTCGTCCTAATTTGCCCATCGAGTCTTGTTATTACCCCGAAGATAACCATCAAGGGGCTTTTCATTTAGCCGCTTATCTTGAACAGGAACTTGTAGGAATAGCATCTTTTTATCCAGAAAAACATCAAACTTTATCTGCTGAAAATCAACATCGTTTGCGCGGTATGGCTGTCGAGCCAGAATTTCAAGCTCAGGGTGTTGGGCAAAAACTGTTAGCGAGTAGCTTTGATATTTGTCAGCAAGCTGGCTCTGATCTATTATGGTGTAATGCTCGGGTCAAGGCCGTGAAATTCTATAAAAAGCAAGGATTTCAACAGTTTGGTAATGCTTTTGATATTGCCGGAATTGGCGAGCACTTTATAATGTATAAAAGATTAACGTAA
- a CDS encoding GlsB/YeaQ/YmgE family stress response membrane protein, whose product MGILSWVLVGLLAGFLAKWIIPSKRHKGVIRTLILGVIGGLLGGFVGKWLGFGGDMTGFDANSVVTATFGALFILILQRLFAEK is encoded by the coding sequence ATGGGGATTTTAAGCTGGGTTTTAGTGGGTTTGTTAGCAGGCTTTCTTGCCAAATGGATTATTCCAAGCAAACGCCACAAAGGTGTGATTCGAACCCTAATATTGGGCGTAATTGGCGGCCTGTTAGGTGGTTTTGTCGGTAAATGGCTGGGTTTTGGCGGTGATATGACCGGTTTCGATGCTAATTCAGTGGTTACCGCCACTTTCGGGGCTTTGTTTATTTTAATTTTACAGCGGTTGTTTGCAGAAAAGTAA
- a CDS encoding M23 family metallopeptidase, which translates to MKKFVNYLISLIVLFSTAVYGKEPLLESLNGDFAQGGLVIGKTQPGTQVEFGGKKLKLTDEGYFVFGFHRDHEAKATLTLSKGKQKEVQPLAIRKRDYNIERVDGLPPNKVNPMKPEVLARIKKEGAMVGSARAKTSDIKAFLQSFIWPAKGRLSGFYGSQRVLNGVPKRPHYGVDVAAPTGTEVVAPADGIVRLVHKDMFYSGGTLIVDHGFGVSSTFIHLNSIEVADGQEVKQGDLIATIGATGRATGPHLDWRINWFKSRLDPQLLVPPFKETKF; encoded by the coding sequence ATGAAGAAGTTTGTGAATTATTTAATAAGCCTCATCGTTTTATTCAGCACGGCAGTTTATGGCAAGGAGCCTCTGTTAGAGTCGCTAAACGGCGATTTCGCCCAAGGTGGCTTAGTGATTGGTAAAACCCAGCCTGGAACGCAGGTTGAATTTGGCGGTAAAAAACTCAAGCTTACCGACGAAGGTTACTTTGTGTTTGGTTTTCATCGCGATCACGAAGCAAAAGCGACCTTAACATTAAGCAAAGGCAAACAAAAAGAAGTGCAACCGCTGGCCATTCGTAAGCGTGACTACAATATCGAGCGAGTCGATGGCCTGCCGCCAAATAAGGTCAATCCGATGAAACCGGAGGTATTGGCTCGGATCAAAAAAGAGGGTGCTATGGTGGGCTCGGCGAGAGCTAAAACCTCAGACATTAAAGCCTTCTTGCAAAGCTTTATTTGGCCAGCAAAAGGCCGTTTAAGTGGTTTTTATGGTAGTCAACGGGTGCTTAATGGGGTTCCTAAGCGACCGCACTACGGAGTCGATGTCGCAGCACCAACAGGAACCGAAGTGGTGGCGCCAGCCGACGGTATTGTGCGCTTGGTGCATAAGGATATGTTTTATTCTGGCGGAACTTTGATTGTCGATCATGGTTTTGGCGTTAGCTCGACTTTTATCCACCTAAACAGTATCGAAGTTGCAGATGGCCAAGAAGTAAAACAAGGCGATTTGATTGCTACCATTGGCGCTACTGGCAGAGCCACTGGCCCGCATTTGGACTGGCGTATTAACTGGTTTAAATCACGCCTAGATCCGCAATTATTGGTGCCGCCTTTTAAAGAAACTAAATTTTAA